The DNA sequence GGATTCCGAGTGGATCTGAAAATAAAGCGCGGGAAAATCGATAGAATTTCTTTGAGTGCAGAACGGATATTAGATGTTGAGATTATTTTGATAGCTGTACGGATGCGATAAATCAGGCCTTATTTGAAATGCTTGTAGAGACGTTATTCTTAACGACTCCCGTCACAATTTGAATAAATAGAATGGAAAACCTGAAAGACCACCATTGTGTTAGACGTAAATAATTACGTCTCTACAGGATATTGATGACATTACTCAACCTCACCAATCAATCACCTCCTTATCCCTGAAAAACTTCCCCGAAGGCCCACCACTTGGCAATTGCGACAGCCAGACGATCGTTTCGGCCCCTTCTGCCACAGAGCGCGTCGCCGAGCTTCCGCCCATATCCGTCCTTACCCATCCAGGGCATACGGCATTAATCAGAATATCCGAGGCATTGATTTGATTATTGAATTGAACCGTCAGCGCATTCAGGGCAATCTTGCTCAAGGAATAGCCAGGCGTTCCGCCTGTTTGGCTCGACCATGCGCCTGCTCCACTGCTGACATTCACAATACGACCATATCCGCTTTTCTGCATCAATGGCAAAAAAGTCTGAATCATCTCCCAAACCCCAAACAGATTGGTATCAAAAGTATCCTTGACAGTGGATAAATCGGCATTGACCACATTTTGCCAAGTATCATAATTGATGCCCGCATTGTTCACCAAAATATCCAAACAACCATGTTTCTGCTCGATGACCTTCAAACAATTTTGGATCGAAGTGCTGTCGGTAACATCCAACTGCACCACTTCCATATTTTTAGGGTCTGACAATTTAGCCAAAGCCTCCTCTCCTTTTTTCAAATCCCTACTGCCTAAAAATACGGTATGTCCCTGCTCGGCCAACTGTCGGGCAACCTCGTGCCCGATGCCTTTATTTGCTCCTGTTACTAATGCGATCATGAATAGTAAATTATTTGTTTACTCCTTTGTTTGATAACCCCCAGCCATCAACCCAATAATTGGCACCCGTACCTAAGGAACACATCAGCACAT is a window from the Persicobacter psychrovividus genome containing:
- a CDS encoding SDR family oxidoreductase, giving the protein MIALVTGANKGIGHEVARQLAEQGHTVFLGSRDLKKGEEALAKLSDPKNMEVVQLDVTDSTSIQNCLKVIEQKHGCLDILVNNAGINYDTWQNVVNADLSTVKDTFDTNLFGVWEMIQTFLPLMQKSGYGRIVNVSSGAGAWSSQTGGTPGYSLSKIALNALTVQFNNQINASDILINAVCPGWVRTDMGGSSATRSVAEGAETIVWLSQLPSGGPSGKFFRDKEVIDW